A region of Malaciobacter marinus DNA encodes the following proteins:
- a CDS encoding ABC transporter ATP-binding protein — translation MQNEILLDVRDLHVSYGAIAAIKGISLKVHKGEVVTILGANGAGKTTTLKTISGLLKSKSGNIIFDKNDITNTAAHDIVSLGMSHSPEGRRVFGTLTVEENLMMGAYTLKDHDKETLEWIYDILPRLKERRKQLAGTLSGGEQQMLAIGRAIMSKPKLLILDEPSLGLAPILIKSIFKAVKEIALSGVTVLIVEQNAKAALKLANRGYVLEVGKITHEGTSEELLSSKAIQEAYLGKKH, via the coding sequence ATGCAAAATGAAATTTTATTAGATGTAAGAGATTTACATGTAAGTTACGGAGCAATTGCTGCAATTAAAGGGATTTCTTTAAAAGTTCATAAAGGTGAAGTTGTAACGATTCTTGGAGCAAATGGTGCTGGTAAAACAACAACATTAAAGACTATCTCAGGATTATTAAAATCAAAATCAGGAAATATTATTTTTGATAAAAATGATATTACAAATACAGCAGCACATGATATTGTAAGTTTAGGTATGTCTCACTCACCTGAGGGAAGAAGAGTTTTTGGAACACTTACAGTTGAAGAAAATCTTATGATGGGAGCATATACTTTAAAAGACCATGATAAGGAAACATTAGAGTGGATTTATGATATTTTACCAAGATTAAAAGAGAGAAGAAAACAACTTGCAGGTACTTTAAGTGGTGGTGAGCAACAAATGCTTGCAATTGGTAGAGCTATTATGAGTAAGCCAAAACTTCTTATCTTAGATGAACCAAGTTTGGGTCTTGCACCAATTTTAATAAAATCTATATTTAAAGCAGTAAAAGAGATTGCATTAAGTGGGGTAACAGTTTTAATAGTTGAACAAAATGCAAAAGCTGCATTAAAATTGGCAAATAGAGGTTATGTACTTGAAGTTGGAAAAATAACTCATGAGGGAACATCAGAAGAGTTGTTAAGTTCAAAAGCAATTCAAGAAGCATATTTAGGTAAAAAGCATTAG
- a CDS encoding ABC transporter ATP-binding protein: protein MKYVLEIENVSKLFFGLVAIDDLTIKVKPGQIYGIIGPNGAGKTTLFNCVTGIYKPEKGTIKYKGEDITGMPAHKIAQKGVLRTFQNIRLFKEMSVAENIMAGCHTKSKQKWYHSIIHTPFYKKDNDKSWKKVEELMDFFNLTKFAMIPTGDLSYGNQRKVEMARALAAEPELLILDEPAAGLNENETIELTNIILKIKEMGLGIMMIEHDMDMVMKLTDYITVINFGKEISQGEPDFVQDDPRVIEAYIGSDDDEDEE, encoded by the coding sequence ATGAAATATGTATTAGAGATTGAAAATGTTTCAAAACTATTCTTTGGTTTGGTTGCAATTGATGATTTGACTATAAAAGTTAAACCAGGACAAATTTATGGAATTATTGGTCCAAATGGAGCAGGGAAAACTACACTTTTTAACTGCGTAACTGGGATTTATAAACCAGAAAAAGGGACTATTAAATACAAAGGTGAAGATATTACTGGAATGCCAGCACATAAAATTGCTCAAAAAGGTGTTTTAAGAACTTTCCAAAATATTAGACTCTTTAAAGAGATGAGTGTAGCAGAAAATATAATGGCTGGATGCCATACAAAATCAAAACAAAAATGGTATCACTCTATCATTCATACTCCTTTTTATAAAAAAGACAATGACAAAAGTTGGAAAAAAGTAGAAGAACTTATGGATTTCTTTAATCTTACAAAGTTTGCGATGATTCCAACAGGTGATTTATCATATGGAAATCAAAGAAAAGTAGAAATGGCAAGAGCATTAGCTGCTGAACCAGAACTTTTAATATTAGATGAACCAGCAGCTGGTCTAAATGAAAATGAAACAATAGAACTTACAAATATCATCTTAAAAATTAAGGAAATGGGTCTTGGAATCATGATGATTGAGCATGATATGGATATGGTTATGAAATTAACAGATTATATAACTGTAATTAATTTTGGAAAAGAGATATCTCAAGGTGAACCAGATTTTGTTCAAGATGACCCAAGAGTAATTGAAGCTTATATTGGTAGTGATGATGACGAGGATGAAGAGTAA
- a CDS encoding branched-chain amino acid ABC transporter permease, producing the protein MNKTTIIATLFIAVMAFFPFLVDSAWLSIGITFLIFAVVAFSQDIILGRAGIFNMGHAIFFGIGAYATAILNVHFGLEIIETLPFAIILPVIVSILLAGPIIHLRGDYLLVATIGFNIIFEQVLSNNPFDLTGGPNGIFGIDVVRIFGYELFSQTSIYYIAFGLLIVTLFIIRNLDNSKYGRALYYINKDEIAAKSMGINVSYYKLFAFALGAAIAGAAGSVFAIQYSAVSPESFNFMQSVMFFAIVLVGGSASLPGIIIGTFVMFVLPELFTEFKESRYLIFGAAMILTMILRPNGVWPATFGNIPNYLKRKAAKLKGEK; encoded by the coding sequence ATGAATAAAACAACAATTATAGCAACATTATTTATTGCTGTTATGGCATTTTTTCCGTTTTTAGTTGATTCTGCTTGGTTAAGTATTGGTATTACATTCTTGATTTTTGCAGTTGTAGCTTTTTCTCAAGATATCATTTTAGGTAGAGCTGGTATTTTTAATATGGGGCATGCAATATTTTTTGGTATTGGTGCTTATGCTACTGCAATCTTAAATGTTCACTTTGGACTTGAAATTATTGAGACTTTACCATTTGCTATTATTTTACCAGTTATTGTTTCTATTTTATTAGCTGGTCCTATTATTCATCTAAGAGGTGATTATTTACTTGTTGCCACAATTGGATTTAATATTATTTTTGAACAAGTGTTATCAAATAATCCTTTTGATTTAACAGGTGGACCAAATGGAATTTTTGGAATAGATGTGGTAAGAATTTTTGGATATGAGCTATTTTCTCAAACATCAATATATTATATTGCGTTTGGTTTATTAATAGTTACTTTATTTATAATTAGAAATTTAGATAATTCTAAATATGGTAGAGCGCTTTATTATATAAATAAAGATGAGATTGCAGCTAAATCAATGGGAATAAATGTTTCTTATTACAAACTATTTGCTTTTGCTTTAGGTGCAGCAATAGCAGGAGCTGCTGGTTCGGTATTTGCTATTCAATATTCAGCTGTATCTCCGGAATCATTTAACTTTATGCAATCTGTTATGTTCTTTGCAATTGTGCTTGTTGGTGGTTCTGCTTCACTTCCTGGTATTATCATTGGTACATTTGTGATGTTTGTACTTCCTGAACTATTTACAGAGTTTAAAGAATCAAGATACTTAATCTTTGGTGCTGCTATGATTTTGACAATGATTTTAAGACCAAATGGTGTTTGGCCTGCGACTTTTGGGAATATTCCAAACTATTTAAAAAGAAAAGCAGCTAAGCTTAAAGGAGAAAAGTAA
- a CDS encoding branched-chain amino acid ABC transporter permease, which produces MDTFLQQLINGLTIGSLYALVALGYTMVYGVMKLINFAHGDLVAFSAYVGLTIFSQFFGASANSLINVVIIFLFTAIIVAFVGVLLERLAYRPLRTAPRLSAVVSALGASLVIQNAIMLIWGPNMKIFPADLLPNTIWEVGGVILTFTQVLILILSAVLMLGLYFFINKTKIGTAIRATAIDQDAAKLMGINVNRIITIIFVVGSALGAVGGLFIGIYYRGLTFDMGWLYGLNAFIAAIIGGIGNIPGAMLGGLLLGLFNAMISGYISTEWAETFTFMLLIIILIVRPTGILGEKIAEKV; this is translated from the coding sequence ATGGATACTTTTCTTCAACAGTTAATTAATGGTTTAACTATTGGAAGTTTATATGCATTGGTAGCTTTAGGTTATACAATGGTTTACGGTGTGATGAAGTTAATTAACTTCGCACACGGTGACTTAGTTGCCTTTTCTGCTTATGTAGGGCTTACAATATTTTCTCAGTTTTTTGGAGCTAGTGCAAACTCATTGATTAATGTAGTAATTATATTTTTATTTACAGCAATTATTGTTGCATTTGTAGGTGTTCTTCTTGAGCGTCTTGCCTATAGGCCTTTAAGAACGGCACCAAGATTAAGTGCCGTTGTTTCAGCACTGGGTGCATCCCTTGTAATTCAAAATGCAATTATGCTAATTTGGGGTCCAAATATGAAAATTTTCCCAGCTGATTTATTACCAAATACAATTTGGGAAGTTGGTGGAGTAATTTTAACATTTACACAAGTACTTATTTTGATTTTATCAGCTGTACTAATGCTAGGTTTATACTTTTTTATTAATAAAACAAAAATAGGAACTGCAATTCGTGCAACTGCAATTGATCAAGATGCAGCAAAATTAATGGGTATTAATGTAAATAGAATTATTACGATTATATTTGTTGTTGGTTCAGCATTGGGTGCTGTAGGTGGATTATTTATTGGTATTTATTATAGAGGTCTTACTTTTGATATGGGATGGCTTTATGGTTTAAATGCTTTTATTGCAGCGATTATAGGTGGTATTGGTAACATTCCAGGTGCAATGCTTGGAGGATTATTACTAGGATTATTTAATGCAATGATATCAGGATATATATCAACAGAATGGGCTGAAACATTTACATTTATGCTTTTAATTATAATTTTAATTGTTAGACCAACTGGTATTCTTGGTGAAAAAATAGCGGAGAAAGTATAA
- a CDS encoding branched-chain amino acid ABC transporter substrate-binding protein — protein MRKFKKVAKAIALSAIVASSSLLADTVKIGVQAPITGKYANEGQGIEQFVKLIVNEKNAQGGLLGKQIEVVTCDDEAKAQKAAVCARKLVNAGVFAVIGSYTSGATEAAQATYYRNKVLQTSDGTSDSLIKRKYWTFFRNSFPNSAQSDFTADYFVNQKNYKRIVVLSDYSSYSEGLGDATEESIKNIGGNVIFRGKIKSGTQNFTAMLTKIKSMNPDVIYYSGYYTDGGLLRSQQKQLGIDADFVGGDSNDNPDFLKLAGSAAEGTVLINFPTPDILPYKEAKKYLKAYEDTYNMKPPSIWAVVNADGLRAIMHGVEQTKSFDTKKISDFLHNLKDFPGITGPVTFREDGERIGAKFIVYEIQKDGSYKVLGK, from the coding sequence ATGAGAAAATTCAAGAAAGTTGCAAAAGCTATTGCTTTAAGTGCAATAGTAGCAAGTTCAAGTTTACTTGCAGATACAGTAAAAATTGGTGTTCAAGCACCAATTACAGGAAAGTATGCAAATGAGGGTCAAGGAATTGAACAGTTTGTAAAACTTATAGTTAATGAAAAAAATGCTCAAGGTGGTTTACTTGGTAAGCAAATTGAAGTAGTAACTTGTGATGATGAAGCAAAAGCACAAAAAGCTGCAGTTTGTGCAAGAAAACTTGTAAATGCAGGTGTATTTGCTGTAATTGGTTCTTATACATCAGGTGCGACAGAAGCAGCACAAGCAACATATTATAGAAATAAAGTATTACAAACAAGTGATGGAACTAGTGACTCATTAATTAAAAGAAAATATTGGACTTTCTTTAGAAACTCTTTTCCAAACTCAGCACAAAGTGATTTTACAGCAGATTATTTTGTAAATCAAAAGAATTATAAAAGAATAGTTGTTTTATCTGATTATTCATCATATTCAGAAGGTCTTGGTGATGCAACAGAAGAATCAATTAAAAATATTGGTGGAAATGTAATTTTTAGAGGAAAAATCAAATCAGGTACTCAAAACTTTACTGCAATGCTTACAAAAATAAAATCAATGAATCCAGATGTAATTTATTATTCAGGTTATTATACTGATGGAGGTCTTTTGAGATCTCAACAAAAACAACTTGGAATTGACGCTGATTTTGTTGGTGGAGATTCAAATGATAATCCAGACTTCTTAAAATTAGCAGGAAGTGCAGCTGAGGGTACAGTACTAATAAACTTCCCAACACCAGATATCTTACCATATAAAGAAGCTAAAAAATACTTAAAAGCTTACGAAGATACATATAACATGAAACCACCTTCAATTTGGGCAGTTGTTAATGCAGATGGTTTAAGAGCAATTATGCATGGTGTTGAACAAACAAAATCTTTTGATACTAAAAAAATCTCTGATTTTTTACATAACTTAAAAGACTTTCCAGGAATTACTGGACCAGTTACTTTTAGAGAAGATGGTGAAAGAATTGGAGCTAAATTTATTGTTTATGAAATTCAAAAAGATGGTTCATATAAAGTTTTAGGGAAATAA
- a CDS encoding DMT family transporter, with translation MKSNSKAYKFALLAIFLWSTVATAFKISLEFLTPEMLVLLASIASTIVLFIILLYEKRLNLVKIHIKNNLKLTLAMGILNPFLYYLVLFKAYDLLPAQEAQAINYTWALMLAYLAVPFLKQKLTLSDIVAGIICYFGVLVISTRGEPFSLNFSNLYGVGLALFSTILWAMYWIFNTKSKAYPEVGLFANFLIALPFILCYLYFTDGFFIPELKGIIAASYVGVFEMGITFMLWLKAMQYTTSTSKIANLIFISPFLSLIFIYFILGEKIYLSTLFGLGLIILGLVIQQKGTRVAQE, from the coding sequence ATAAAATCAAATTCAAAAGCATATAAATTTGCCTTACTTGCTATCTTTTTATGGTCAACAGTTGCAACTGCTTTTAAAATTTCACTAGAGTTTTTAACTCCTGAGATGTTAGTTTTATTAGCTTCTATAGCATCAACAATTGTTTTATTTATAATTTTACTATATGAAAAAAGATTAAATTTAGTAAAAATTCATATAAAGAATAATTTAAAATTAACTCTTGCCATGGGGATTTTAAATCCATTTTTATACTATTTGGTTTTATTTAAAGCATATGATTTATTGCCTGCACAAGAAGCACAAGCAATAAACTATACTTGGGCTCTTATGTTAGCTTATCTTGCAGTTCCATTTTTAAAACAAAAATTAACTTTATCAGACATTGTTGCAGGGATTATTTGTTATTTTGGAGTACTTGTAATTTCTACAAGAGGAGAACCTTTTTCTCTAAACTTTTCAAATCTTTATGGAGTAGGTCTTGCATTATTTAGCACAATTTTGTGGGCAATGTATTGGATTTTTAATACAAAGTCTAAAGCATATCCTGAAGTTGGCTTATTTGCTAACTTTTTAATTGCATTACCTTTTATTCTTTGTTATTTGTATTTTACAGATGGATTTTTTATTCCTGAACTAAAAGGAATAATAGCAGCTTCATATGTTGGTGTTTTTGAAATGGGAATTACATTTATGCTTTGGTTAAAAGCTATGCAATATACAACAAGTACTTCTAAAATTGCTAATTTGATATTTATTTCACCTTTTTTATCTTTAATTTTTATCTATTTTATTTTAGGAGAAAAAATTTATTTATCAACTTTATTTGGTTTGGGCTTAATAATTTTAGGTTTAGTAATTCAACAAAAAGGCACAAGAGTAGCACAAGAATAG
- a CDS encoding response regulator transcription factor produces the protein MNKYKQLQKESSALNILFIEDDEDLRHQSEKIFRTLFNQVDLATDGKEGLEKYLKFYEEKNYYYDIIITDIKMPKKNGIELTKDILKINKDQDVIVISAYEDSKYLIELINLGVNNFVQKPLIIDQLIDPLLNICRRINNSKEASEKVFFIENFVWNKENKTLLKKGKEVKLSSSETVLLNLLINNPYITFSNEDIYNTLFSDKFDKELSIDSIKSLIKRIRKKIPTDMIKNIYGEGYRVNKDIFVEL, from the coding sequence ATGAATAAATATAAACAACTACAAAAAGAATCTAGTGCTTTAAATATACTTTTTATTGAAGATGATGAAGACCTAAGACATCAAAGTGAAAAAATTTTCAGAACTCTTTTTAATCAAGTTGATTTAGCAACTGATGGAAAAGAAGGTCTAGAAAAATATTTAAAGTTCTACGAAGAAAAAAATTATTATTACGATATAATAATAACAGATATAAAAATGCCGAAAAAAAATGGTATTGAATTAACAAAAGATATTCTTAAAATAAATAAAGATCAAGATGTAATTGTAATTTCTGCATATGAAGATTCAAAATATCTTATTGAATTGATAAATTTAGGAGTTAATAATTTTGTTCAAAAACCTTTAATTATTGATCAGTTAATTGATCCTTTATTAAATATATGTAGAAGAATAAATAACTCAAAAGAGGCTTCTGAAAAAGTATTTTTTATAGAAAATTTTGTTTGGAATAAAGAGAATAAAACACTTTTAAAAAAAGGGAAAGAAGTAAAGCTATCTTCAAGTGAAACAGTTTTACTAAATTTACTTATAAATAACCCATATATAACATTTTCAAATGAAGATATTTACAATACATTGTTTAGTGATAAATTTGACAAAGAACTAAGTATTGATTCTATAAAATCATTAATTAAAAGAATTAGAAAAAAGATTCCAACTGATATGATTAAAAATATTTATGGAGAAGGTTATCGAGTAAATAAAGATATTTTCGTAGAACTATAA
- a CDS encoding cytochrome C, with protein sequence MKRFKIILLFVLISSFATFSLTAKEIDKQTGLKIDKGFEQVKANCTVCHSAKFITFQKGDRQTWLSMIRWMQRTQGLWEFDKKTENLILDYLEKNYPPGKASRRPNLKPKDLPKL encoded by the coding sequence ATGAAAAGATTTAAAATTATACTTCTTTTTGTTCTTATTTCATCTTTTGCTACTTTTTCATTAACAGCAAAAGAGATTGACAAACAAACAGGATTAAAAATAGATAAAGGTTTTGAACAAGTGAAAGCAAATTGTACTGTATGTCATAGTGCTAAGTTTATTACTTTTCAAAAAGGAGATAGACAAACTTGGTTATCTATGATAAGGTGGATGCAAAGAACACAAGGACTTTGGGAGTTTGATAAAAAAACAGAAAATCTTATTTTAGATTATTTAGAGAAGAATTATCCCCCAGGAAAAGCCTCAAGAAGACCAAATTTAAAACCTAAAGATTTACCTAAATTATAG
- a CDS encoding sulfite oxidase encodes MAKNKKKIGIHEAYYNDPIKADLELFGRETDSSRRGFLRKSSLIAMAAIVGSNIPFADKMPSGLIPAALANSQEPFKIEGKEGLIYLNDRPVNAETPPHLLNDEFTQAKYMFIRNNGIPPKKSEIDLENWTLEISGESCKKPMKFSINELKKKFKHYTYALQLECGGNGRSEYNPPAKGNQWTTGAVACGRWTGVRLKDVLEYCGIKKDAVYIGYYGADKHLSGDLSKEPISRGAPISKALENESLIAWAYEGENIPLYNGYPLRLVMGGWPASVSGKWLNKIVIRNKVHDGKKMAGQSYRVPCNTVAPGTKVADEDMCIIESMPVKSLITFPKSGIKHDLNKKFKFNGKAWAGDLEVKQMEVSIDFGATWKKVKKLDKPINRLAWQTWYATLKFPKKGYYEVWARATDSNNKKQPTILPGWNPRGYLNNACHRIAVQVV; translated from the coding sequence ATGGCTAAAAATAAAAAAAAGATAGGTATTCATGAAGCTTATTATAATGATCCTATAAAAGCAGATTTAGAGTTATTTGGTAGAGAAACAGACTCTTCTAGAAGAGGATTTTTAAGAAAAAGTTCTTTAATTGCAATGGCTGCAATAGTAGGCTCAAATATTCCTTTTGCAGATAAAATGCCTTCAGGATTAATACCTGCAGCACTTGCTAATAGTCAAGAGCCTTTTAAAATTGAAGGTAAAGAGGGGTTAATATATTTAAATGATAGACCAGTAAATGCAGAAACTCCACCTCATTTATTAAATGATGAGTTTACCCAAGCTAAATATATGTTTATTAGAAATAATGGTATACCTCCTAAAAAAAGTGAAATTGACCTAGAAAATTGGACTTTGGAGATTTCTGGTGAGTCTTGCAAAAAGCCAATGAAGTTCTCAATAAATGAATTGAAGAAAAAATTTAAACACTATACATATGCTTTACAATTAGAGTGTGGAGGAAATGGAAGAAGTGAGTACAATCCACCAGCAAAAGGTAATCAATGGACAACTGGAGCTGTAGCTTGTGGTAGATGGACAGGAGTTAGATTAAAAGATGTTTTAGAATATTGTGGAATAAAAAAAGATGCTGTATATATTGGATATTATGGAGCAGATAAACACTTAAGTGGTGATTTATCTAAAGAACCAATTAGTAGAGGAGCACCAATAAGTAAAGCTTTAGAAAATGAAAGTTTAATAGCTTGGGCATATGAAGGAGAAAATATTCCATTATATAATGGATATCCATTAAGATTAGTAATGGGTGGTTGGCCTGCTTCTGTTTCTGGAAAATGGTTAAATAAGATAGTAATTAGAAATAAAGTACATGATGGAAAAAAGATGGCGGGTCAATCATATAGAGTTCCTTGTAATACAGTTGCTCCAGGTACAAAAGTTGCAGATGAAGATATGTGTATTATTGAGTCAATGCCCGTTAAATCTTTAATTACTTTTCCTAAATCTGGTATTAAACATGATTTAAATAAAAAATTTAAATTTAATGGAAAAGCTTGGGCAGGAGATTTGGAAGTTAAACAAATGGAAGTATCTATTGATTTTGGTGCTACATGGAAAAAAGTAAAAAAATTAGATAAACCAATAAATAGATTGGCATGGCAAACTTGGTATGCTACTTTAAAATTTCCTAAGAAAGGTTACTATGAGGTTTGGGCAAGAGCAACAGATAGTAATAACAAAAAACAACCAACAATTTTACCAGGGTGGAATCCTAGAGGCTATTTAAATAATGCTTGTCATAGAATTGCCGTGCAAGTAGTATAA
- a CDS encoding molybdopterin molybdotransferase MoeA — protein sequence MRNFISYKQSLEILEKIDIKTPPIEKMFLTQALGYVVAEDIIADHNSPEFATSAMDGYALKAEDLIKEKIKIIDKNPAGSVVESVVTNGVCIKTFTGSLMPKGSDTLIPIENVEVNDDEIKIVKKVPFGFAVRDIGENYKKDEVLIKKGTIVSFAEVGVLASLNIAQVPVFVSPSVAIASTGSEILDLGQIQTNDSQIRSSNHLTIEALCKKAGANTIQMGIVKDDIDSITQLLEKGLEKADIIITTGGVSVGDYDFVQDVIKDKLKAQVLFHGVTIKPGMHLLAAIKDGKLIIALPGFAYSSTVCAILYVLPFIYRLKQANQSLPIVKAKINQDFPRRMPKTVFTACNVEYKDGIYQVNFEGKKKGTSAILTNMLESPALLIQEDDSKDIKAGDMVDILLLNQLK from the coding sequence ATGAGAAATTTTATTAGTTATAAACAATCTTTAGAAATATTAGAAAAAATAGATATAAAAACACCCCCAATTGAAAAAATGTTTTTAACACAAGCATTAGGATATGTAGTAGCAGAAGATATTATTGCAGACCATAACAGTCCAGAGTTTGCAACTTCAGCAATGGATGGTTATGCTTTAAAAGCAGAAGATTTAATAAAAGAAAAAATAAAAATAATAGATAAAAATCCAGCAGGAAGTGTAGTAGAATCAGTTGTTACAAATGGAGTATGTATTAAAACTTTTACAGGTTCACTAATGCCTAAGGGAAGCGATACTTTAATTCCTATTGAAAATGTTGAAGTAAATGATGATGAAATAAAAATTGTAAAAAAAGTTCCTTTTGGCTTTGCAGTAAGAGATATTGGAGAAAACTACAAAAAAGATGAGGTTCTTATAAAAAAAGGAACAATTGTAAGTTTTGCAGAAGTTGGTGTATTAGCATCTCTTAATATTGCACAAGTTCCTGTATTTGTTTCTCCATCAGTTGCAATTGCAAGTACAGGTAGTGAAATACTAGATTTGGGTCAAATACAAACAAATGATTCTCAAATTAGAAGTTCAAACCACTTGACAATTGAAGCTTTATGTAAAAAAGCAGGTGCTAATACTATACAAATGGGAATAGTAAAAGATGATATAGACTCTATTACACAACTGCTAGAAAAAGGTCTTGAAAAAGCTGATATCATTATAACAACAGGTGGAGTTAGTGTTGGAGATTATGATTTTGTTCAAGATGTAATAAAAGATAAACTAAAAGCTCAAGTACTATTTCATGGAGTTACAATCAAACCAGGAATGCATCTTTTAGCAGCTATTAAAGATGGGAAATTAATTATTGCTCTTCCAGGTTTTGCTTACTCTTCAACAGTTTGTGCTATTTTATATGTACTTCCTTTTATTTATAGATTAAAGCAAGCAAATCAAAGCTTACCAATAGTAAAAGCAAAAATCAATCAAGATTTTCCAAGAAGAATGCCAAAAACAGTCTTTACAGCTTGCAATGTTGAATATAAAGATGGAATTTATCAAGTTAATTTTGAAGGTAAGAAAAAAGGAACAAGTGCAATATTAACAAATATGCTTGAAAGTCCTGCCTTATTAATTCAAGAAGATGATAGTAAAGATATCAAAGCTGGAGATATGGTAGATATTTTACTATTAAACCAATTAAAATGA
- a CDS encoding DMT family transporter has translation MQKVYKVYFLLTLCVLFWSGNFILGRFIKDEIEPLELAFFRWVLAFILILPFSIKYMNIKKCIKSTKEHFLILSILAILGISLFNTIVYVALQTTQATNALLINSVTPLLVLILGVLILKNPINKIQILGFLSSTFGVVFLVLEGNIAKILELNLKNGDLWIILSATIWALYSILLRFKPKELNHVELFTTLVFLGIIYLSPIYFYQGYSIQREIIMIKQNWPIIIYVSFFASVLSFYFWNNAIAQIGPEKSSQFAHLMPLFGAILAYFFLGEKVEIYHLFGACFIAIGIYLSLFLSKR, from the coding sequence ATGCAAAAAGTATATAAAGTATATTTTTTACTAACTCTTTGTGTACTTTTTTGGTCTGGAAACTTTATCTTAGGAAGATTTATAAAAGATGAAATAGAACCTTTAGAACTTGCTTTTTTTAGATGGGTTCTTGCTTTTATTTTAATTCTTCCTTTTTCTATAAAATATATGAATATTAAAAAGTGTATTAAAAGTACAAAAGAGCATTTTTTAATACTATCAATTTTAGCAATTTTAGGAATAAGCTTATTTAACACAATTGTTTATGTTGCTTTGCAAACAACACAAGCTACAAATGCTCTTTTGATTAATTCTGTAACTCCATTACTTGTTCTTATTTTAGGAGTGCTTATATTAAAAAATCCTATTAATAAGATTCAAATTTTAGGTTTTTTATCATCTACCTTTGGAGTTGTATTTTTAGTTTTAGAAGGAAACATAGCTAAAATCCTAGAATTGAATTTAAAAAATGGAGATTTGTGGATAATATTAAGTGCTACAATTTGGGCTTTATACTCAATTTTACTTAGATTCAAACCAAAAGAGTTAAATCATGTTGAACTTTTTACTACTTTAGTATTTTTAGGAATAATATATCTTAGTCCTATTTACTTTTATCAAGGATATAGTATTCAAAGAGAAATAATAATGATAAAACAAAATTGGCCAATTATTATTTATGTATCTTTTTTTGCATCAGTATTATCGTTTTATTTTTGGAATAATGCAATTGCTCAAATAGGTCCTGAAAAATCAAGTCAATTTGCACATTTAATGCCTTTGTTTGGAGCTATTTTAGCTTATTTTTTCTTAGGGGAAAAAGTAGAAATTTATCATCTTTTTGGAGCTTGCTTTATAGCAATAGGTATTTACCTATCACTATTTTTATCTAAAAGATAG